The Naumovozyma dairenensis CBS 421 chromosome 2, complete genome genome segment TCAGAAATAGAGGACATATAACTGTTTCcagagaagaagaatctgGATCCTAACGCAGCAAGACAAAAGAGAACATTTTAGCTCCTCAATCATGGTAAAAATTGGTTTGGCCAATTAATAGAGCTTGTGAAGCATAACATACTATGACTGTTTCAATGGAATTGTTGACTCTGCAAGTAACTTGTAGTTCATATGCAGAATACGTAATATCAAGGCATTCTTTTTACAGatcattttttcaatatcttttcCGAAACAGGAAATTGTTATACAGACAGGAAAACAGAGGCAACGCGAAAAAATCTAGATTTTTGGTGTAACGTTTACGTTTACGTTAACTACGTACATTAGAAATCTGGACTTCgaaatgaatatgaaacaTTCCTGAACGAAGGAAACAGAGCAGAAGCTACCAATGCCTTTAACCTGTgatatgaaatattatataactTAGAACAAATGGAGAAATTTGATATATCACTTCGAAATCATTTCCCacttaaataaaaaatcttatataataatgctTCGAAATAATCTTATGCTTACATAGATCTCACTATCCAAATTAAAGTATTTATCCATTCATTTAGCCATTAACGATCCCAGTTAAAAACAAACCATCCTTTCCTTTACAAATATAACACCGAAATGAAGATCTCACAGAAATTAGCCTTGTTCGCTTCTGCTTCCTCTTTAGTTTCTGCTGCACCAGTTGCTATTACTGTCACTGAACATATCCATAAAGCTGCTACCGTTACAGTCCAGGGTATGCTTTATGTGGAAAATGGTAATACTTTCACTACGTATACAACTATCGGCATTCCAACTCTACAAGCTACATCCATTTCACAAACCTCTTCTATCGGTAATGCTTTTGCTACCGTTGCTACTGCACCTGCAGTTAtcgatgaagatgaagttCTTGCCCGCTCgacttcttcttctgcgACGTCTACGCTCGACATCATATCTACTCAAAAACCAATAATCAGAACCTTAGTATCTCCAACTACAACATCTAATGGTGTTATTGCAACGTCACCTACTCCTGTTGTCGAACAggcaacaacaaccacCACAACATCCAACACTCAAGCTGTAGAGCAACCAGCTATTGAAACTACAACTACGTCACCAGTTATcgaacaacaacaaccaacGACAACGACAGTggctgctgctgttgctgctACCACTACTGCTGCTGCTGCAGCTACTGACAGtggtaatgataatttatctGATTTTGCTTCATCCATGTTAAATGAACATAACAATAAGAGATCTTTACATCAAAACACTCCATCATTATCATGGTCCGATGAATTAGCCNNACATGCACAAAACTATGCTGATGCGTATGATTGTTCAGGTAATTTGGTCCATTCTGGTGGATCCTATGGTGAAAATTTAGCATTAGGTTATTCTTCCACAGGATCCATTGATGCGTGGTACAATGAAATTTCAGATTATGATTTTTCTAATCCAGGATTTTCTGAAAGTGCCGGTCATTTCACTCAAGTTGTTTGGAAATCATCTACTCAAGTTGGCTGTGGGATTAAGGATTGTAGTAGTAATGGTTGGGGTAGTTACGTTATTTGTTCATATGATCCTGCTGGGAATGTTATTGGTAATTTTGCTGATAACGTTGAACCATTGgcttaaaaaaaaatacattCAATCATGGACAAACAAATTACATTTCCACTCACTTATTTATTCCTACTAATACCGTATATTGTCATCTATACTGCTTCCtgtctttctttctttattcCATTTAATGACGCTCTAAGTTACATACGTTAAACTATTCTGTATACTAtgttttttcttaaataaaaaaaaaggttTTTATTCGATAAATGTTTCAATAACATAACATCATATTCTGTCAGTCATCAGTATTTTTTCCATACTCTTGTTATTTCATCCGTCACAGGTCGTTACTAATAAgtttgaattattgaaaccCTATTCTAATTAAGATTAGCAATAaggttattattataggttataatataatgttGTGTATGTTATTATAAAtgcaatgaaaaataatcacCATCCGTAGCTTTGCCTCAAAATGTTTTCGATTTCTGAACGTATTCCTGTTGGTCTTCTTTCTCGTTATGGAACATACAACTAACTACAACATGAAGTTGGATCATTTGTATTTGgtctttgaatattaatatctaCAGCTTCCGAACTATTTCTCCCATATTCTCTGTTTTTCTTTGCCAGTAATTCAGGTTTTTTAATTTCGTACAACTTTTCACCAATTGTTTGGAACACTTCTTTAACACCTTGACCGGTCTTGGCACTAATTTCAGCAAATAACAAACCTTGATCCTTCGCGTAAGAGTCAGCTTCCTGTGTAGTCACTACCCtcttattttcttcttcctcttgtTCTTTTCCTCCTCGATTTTCAACATTATCGCATAAATCCAATTTATTCCCTACTAAGTAAATGACCAAATCTTCATCCCCAACTttacttttcaattcatcgACCCAACTCATTGCCTTACTCAACGAGTTCTTTTGGGTCAAATCATAAACAACCAGAGCAGCATTAGCATTCCTATAATACATAGGAGCCAAAGATTTATAACGTTCTTGCCCTGCAGTATCCCAAATTTCAAACTTGATATCAATATCCTCTTGAGTTTCAGTATCTTTAATCTTTATAGTTTGTGCCAAGAATGCTGCACCGATGGTAGATTCTctcaattcatcaaatgaatCTTTGACGAATCTGTGAACTATGGAGGATTTACCAACAGATGAATCACCTAATAGGACTAATTTGAATTGTAACATATGTATTGTGCTCCCTTAGATTAAATTCGATTTTTCAAACTGCTTATAATAATCTATTATAATTATGAAGATAAACAGTACGTTCGGGAAAAGGTAACTATGCTATTGCTTACTTTCTAACTAACTGTACTAAACCATAAAATATAGCCTTCTTATATACCACCTCTGCcttgttttaatttatataatagaTTTGTTAGGGACCTTAAAAAATTCCCgacgtacgtacgtaaaGGATTGAAGGCTTAAACGTACGTAAAGAGTAGCAGCAACATTACCCGGATTATAAATATCTCACGATGTGTTGGCACtccttttaatttttggtTCTGGCCGGGTAAGGAAACTTACTTATTACCATAACGGGCAGCTGTTCCAGAAGGGGTAATGCATCTGAATCAGGTAAGAAAAATGGTAATTGTACCACGTGATGAGTGGCCAATCAGAAAAAACCCACGTGATTGgaattattttgttttagCGGAGGCATAGAAGACGGTATTCCTTTTCATGTCATGTCTAGGGGAACAGTTACGATTGCTAGATTAAACTATGCTGGAATATACCATGGATTATTAGAACAATTAATCTAACAATTGGAAGCCAGATCATTTTACTTTCAATAAGGAAAGACTATACTAATAAAttgagaaagaaaaagaataccTTTTTCTGATGTTTCAAGCTGTTTCCTCCTCGAGGATACCGATTGGTAAAACTACTaatagattattattattaagagaCCATCGTTATCTAGCGACAATCAATTCAGGTGCAGTATCTTCATCACCATTTGTAAAGCCCAAGAAACATACATTTAGGAACACTATTTTTATAGTAACAGGGTTTTATTTATTAGGATTGACAAtaagtgaaaaatatgatgggaaatttaaagatttctTCATTGGGTACGTGCCAGGTGGTAAACAATTGACTGATTGGTATGATagttttgaattcaatagACTGAAGGAAAAATATAGTAGTATTATCACGGGGAGAACTATCGGTATTCCTATTCATAGACCAATACCTAAGAAAATCACTGATGATAAATCAGAGCAAGAACCAGAAAATGAACAGAAAGCCAAGACATTGCTTACTGAGAAGAGTATCGCTactgaattattaaaattgaatcctatagaaaaagaattgaataacAATGAGAGCCCATTAGATGACCAATTTAGGTCCATCGTGAATCATTTTAATATCCTGatcaaattaattaatgatcAACAATACCTATTGCCTATGGATCAAAGGGATTCAATCGTTTCCAAATACGATGCTTTGATCTCAGATCTATTTATACTCAACAAAAATTTGGATGAGTCTATCATGAAAAGTGTCCTGCAAAGAACAGCAGAATTTACAAGTCAATTGAATTCACAATTCGATTCCAATTTGAAGAAGCATTCTGTTGAgttaaataaagaatataatgataaatttacAGATTTCAAATCAGAATTGGAGAAAAGATCCAAAGAACAGTTAGAAATGGAGTTGAAAAGTATTGAAgagttattattacaaagaCATGCcaatgaaatgaaattattatctattaCACAAGTGaaagaatttaataaaatcattgaagaaaaagtaaGTGGTGAAAGAAATGGGAAGTTAGCTCATTTAGATGAGTTAGATCAACGGATATCCGAGTTTACAAGCtctattgataaattagattCTTACTTAACGAAAAATGAAACTATTAAACGGTTGGTCATAAACTTAgaaaatttaagaaataaattatacACTAATGTTTCTAGAAGTGTCcaaataaacaaagaattaaacaaaataaaaacctTAATAGACATTTTGCCCAATAGTTGTCATGATGATCATTGCTGTTCCAAAAAACATACACAAACATTACTTGACGTAACGATACAACAACTGAACGACATTGCAACTGATGAAAAGattctttcaaatgatCAATTATTCAATAGATGGAACCTATTAGAAAACGATTTCAAAACTGCGTCATTATTACCAGCCAATGCAGGTTTATTAGCTCATATGACTGCAAAATTCTTTTCTaactttttatttactaaGAATGGTATCTCTCCTGATTCAAAAGATCTAGATGCTATATTCGCAAGagtaaaagaatatttaagaTTTTCTCAACTCGATAAAGCTCTCGAAGAAGTGGTTACTTTAGAAGGCTGGCCACATGTATTATGTCAGGAATGGATAAAAGAAACAAGGagaaaattggaaattgaAGCATTAGTTGACATTCtagataatgaaattaaactGTTATGACTGTTATGTATATAATGAGCAGTATAATCGTAAGTCTTACTGGATGAAACATAGATAGTCTTTTATAACTTGATTGTACAATATAAATACATTCTTAAAAACATAAATGCTTAATGATgagaaaaattcaataaatctatAAGCTCTAACAAATATCCCATAAGTACATATATTTATACCTTGCGAAATGTcccaataaataataatggttcAATCAGTAGGCTTACAAATACCCTTGCATAGTAAGTCCCTACCACACTCCATTAAGGCGAGCCTTCTATTCTCGACAAATCCCGctttattataaaaatcaGGCTTCTTTTTCATAATAGCTTCAGGTTGTTTAGTTAATAACAGTTCAGATAACTCTTCAACCGCCTTAGCTAATAAAATTTGgttatcaagaaaaattttaGTCAAATTATGAGATGGATCTGAATAGTACGCAACTGCAAATGACCATTTCAAAGAGGTACGGCCTTCAACCAACGTTTGAATACTTTCCGACAAAAATTGGCCCTCAATCCATGAGACaccaat includes the following:
- the PRY2 gene encoding sterol-binding protein (similar to Saccharomyces cerevisiae PRY1 (YJL079C) and PRY2 (YKR013W); ancestral locus Anc_1.291); translation: MKISQKLALFASASSLVSAAPVAITVTEHIHKAATVTVQGMLYVENGNTFTTYTTIGIPTLQATSISQTSSIGNAFATVATAPAVIDEDEVLARSTSSSATSTLDIISTQKPIIRTLVSPTTTSNGVIATSPTPVVEQATTTTTTSNTQAVEQPAIETTTTSPVIEQQQPTTTTVAAAVAATTTAAAAATDSGNDNLSDFASSMLNEHNNKRSLHQNTPSLSWSDELAXHAQNYADAYDCSGNLVHSGGSYGENLALGYSSTGSIDAWYNEISDYDFSNPGFSESAGHFTQVVWKSSTQVGCGIKDCSSNGWGSYVICSYDPAGNVIGNFADNVEPLA
- the YPT52 gene encoding Rab family GTPase YPT52 (similar to Saccharomyces cerevisiae YPT52 (YKR014C); ancestral locus Anc_1.289) encodes the protein MLQFKLVLLGDSSVGKSSIVHRFVKDSFDELRESTIGAAFLAQTIKIKDTETQEDIDIKFEIWDTAGQERYKSLAPMYYRNANAALVVYDLTQKNSLSKAMSWVDELKSKVGDEDLVIYLVGNKLDLCDNVENRGGKEQEEEENKRVVTTQEADSYAKDQGLLFAEISAKTGQGVKEVFQTIGEKLYEIKKPELLAKKNREYGRNSSEAVDINIQRPNTNDPTSCCS
- the MIC60 gene encoding Mic60p (similar to Saccharomyces cerevisiae YKR016W; ancestral locus Anc_1.288), coding for MFQAVSSSRIPIGKTTNRLLLLRDHRYLATINSGAVSSSPFVKPKKHTFRNTIFIVTGFYLLGLTISEKYDGKFKDFFIGYVPGGKQLTDWYDSFEFNRLKEKYSSIITGRTIGIPIHRPIPKKITDDKSEQEPENEQKAKTLLTEKSIATELLKLNPIEKELNNNESPLDDQFRSIVNHFNILIKLINDQQYLLPMDQRDSIVSKYDALISDLFILNKNLDESIMKSVLQRTAEFTSQLNSQFDSNLKKHSVELNKEYNDKFTDFKSELEKRSKEQLEMELKSIEELLLQRHANEMKLLSITQVKEFNKIIEEKVSGERNGKLAHLDELDQRISEFTSSIDKLDSYLTKNETIKRLVINLENLRNKLYTNVSRSVQINKELNKIKTLIDILPNSCHDDHCCSKKHTQTLLDVTIQQLNDIATDEKILSNDQLFNRWNLLENDFKTASLLPANAGLLAHMTAKFFSNFLFTKNGISPDSKDLDAIFARVKEYLRFSQLDKALEEVVTLEGWPHVLCQEWIKETRRKLEIEALVDILDNEIKLL